From the Salinimicrobium tongyeongense genome, one window contains:
- a CDS encoding M16 family metallopeptidase: MKKVRFFAMAIMLPLLTSTFTSCENLQGKESDSLQDQGLSIEYEKYELDNGLNVVLHQDKSDPIVSVAIQYGVGSNREKKGRTGFAHLFEHMLFQESENVPQDQFFKKIQDVGGTLNGGTWQDGTVYYEVVPQNALEMVLWLESDRMGYFINTVTEAAFANQQEVVQNEKRQRVDNNPYGHTGWVIDKNLFPDGHPYSWQVIGELEDLQNATVEDVKEFYDKFYGPNNATLVIAGDFDRAETKEMIKKYFGEIKKRQEVAPLEVQNVKLSETKRLYHEDNFATAPQLNMVWPTVEHYTADAYALDFLGEILSEGKEAPLYEVLVKEEELASEPVAFNSSEQIAGKFRILVTANAGVDLDSVEAGIEKALARFEKEGVTERDIERIKAGLETDFYNGISSVLGKSFQLAQYDVFTGDPGYIEKDIENIKKVTKEDVMRVYNTYIKDKPYVMTSFVPKGQLELIAENSEKAQVVEEEITENVETEVATTTEKTIEKTPSKIDRSTPPALGEAPGLNVPESWNLVLENDLEVYGIEQNELPLVNFSLVIEGGHLLDDLSKNGVANLMTDIMMEGTANKTPAELEEAIDLLGANLYMYTTDESIVIRGNSLARNFEATIDLVEEILLQPRWDEEELARIKTSTINSIKRNEANPNVIASQVYDRLLYGENHPFAYPTSGTVESVEAIKMQDLKNYYNKYFSPSVSRFHVVGDISKDQALEVLADLKDNWEPKEVSIPEFEVVTNRDKASLYFVDVPGAKQSVINIGYLALPRTSEDFFPAEVMNYKLGGSFSGNVNLVLREEKGYTYGARSGFSGSKIPGTFTASSSVRTNATGESVGIFKDEIAKYREGITPEDLEFTKNALIKSNARRFETQSSLLGMLQERSAYDLPADYIKQEEEVIRNMSLEQHRKLAQKYLDESKMAYLVVGDAATQFEQFKDMGFDEVKLINKQGEEVKPEAVKP; encoded by the coding sequence ATGAAAAAAGTAAGGTTCTTCGCAATGGCCATTATGTTGCCTTTGTTAACCTCAACCTTTACTTCCTGTGAAAACCTTCAGGGAAAGGAATCAGACAGCCTCCAGGACCAGGGCCTGTCTATTGAGTACGAGAAATATGAACTCGACAACGGCCTTAACGTGGTACTGCACCAGGATAAATCGGATCCTATTGTCTCTGTGGCCATTCAGTATGGCGTGGGTTCTAACCGCGAGAAAAAAGGCCGCACAGGATTTGCGCACCTTTTTGAGCACATGCTGTTCCAGGAATCTGAAAATGTTCCCCAGGACCAGTTCTTCAAAAAGATTCAGGATGTGGGTGGAACATTGAATGGCGGCACCTGGCAGGATGGAACCGTTTACTACGAAGTAGTGCCCCAAAATGCACTTGAAATGGTGCTCTGGCTCGAATCTGACCGTATGGGGTATTTCATCAATACAGTAACTGAAGCTGCATTTGCCAACCAGCAGGAGGTAGTACAGAACGAAAAGCGTCAGCGGGTAGATAACAACCCTTACGGGCACACCGGCTGGGTGATTGATAAAAACCTTTTCCCCGACGGCCACCCTTACAGCTGGCAGGTAATTGGGGAGCTTGAAGACCTTCAAAATGCCACCGTAGAAGACGTGAAAGAATTCTACGACAAATTCTACGGGCCCAACAACGCCACCCTGGTCATTGCCGGAGATTTTGACAGGGCAGAGACCAAAGAAATGATCAAAAAGTATTTTGGTGAGATCAAAAAGCGCCAGGAAGTTGCCCCGCTTGAAGTTCAGAATGTAAAGCTTTCAGAAACCAAACGACTTTACCACGAAGACAACTTTGCTACCGCACCTCAGCTCAACATGGTGTGGCCAACAGTGGAGCATTATACTGCCGATGCCTATGCACTCGATTTCCTGGGAGAGATCCTTTCCGAAGGAAAAGAAGCGCCGCTTTATGAAGTGCTTGTAAAAGAAGAAGAACTGGCCTCAGAACCAGTGGCCTTCAACAGCTCTGAACAAATTGCAGGAAAATTTCGAATCCTGGTCACTGCCAACGCAGGGGTAGATTTAGACAGTGTTGAAGCCGGTATTGAAAAAGCCCTTGCTCGATTTGAAAAAGAAGGAGTCACAGAGCGCGATATTGAGCGCATAAAAGCCGGGCTTGAAACCGACTTTTACAATGGCATAAGCAGCGTGCTGGGCAAATCTTTCCAGCTTGCACAGTATGATGTATTCACCGGGGACCCTGGTTACATTGAAAAAGATATTGAAAACATCAAAAAAGTGACCAAAGAAGATGTGATGCGGGTATATAACACCTACATCAAAGACAAGCCTTACGTGATGACCAGCTTTGTGCCTAAAGGCCAGCTCGAGCTTATTGCTGAAAATTCTGAAAAAGCCCAGGTGGTAGAAGAAGAAATTACCGAAAACGTAGAGACCGAAGTTGCAACCACCACAGAAAAGACGATCGAAAAGACGCCTTCAAAAATCGACCGGTCTACACCCCCGGCACTGGGAGAGGCTCCGGGCTTAAATGTGCCTGAATCATGGAACCTGGTGCTCGAAAATGACCTGGAGGTTTATGGCATTGAGCAAAACGAATTGCCACTGGTAAACTTTAGCCTGGTGATTGAAGGCGGACATTTACTTGACGACCTCAGTAAAAACGGAGTGGCAAACCTGATGACCGATATTATGATGGAAGGTACTGCCAATAAAACACCTGCCGAACTTGAAGAGGCCATAGACCTTCTTGGGGCTAACCTGTATATGTACACCACAGATGAGTCTATCGTGATAAGGGGAAACAGTCTTGCCAGGAATTTTGAAGCAACCATTGACCTGGTAGAGGAGATCCTCCTTCAGCCAAGGTGGGATGAGGAAGAGCTGGCCCGCATCAAAACCAGCACAATCAATTCCATAAAAAGAAATGAGGCAAATCCAAATGTCATTGCCAGCCAGGTGTATGACAGACTCCTTTACGGCGAGAACCACCCGTTTGCCTACCCAACTTCGGGTACCGTAGAATCTGTAGAGGCCATTAAGATGCAGGATCTTAAAAATTACTACAACAAATATTTTTCCCCTAGCGTGAGTCGTTTCCATGTTGTGGGAGATATCTCAAAAGATCAGGCACTGGAAGTACTCGCCGACCTCAAAGACAATTGGGAACCTAAAGAGGTTAGCATCCCTGAATTTGAAGTAGTGACCAACAGGGATAAAGCTTCCCTTTACTTTGTAGATGTACCCGGTGCCAAGCAGTCGGTGATCAATATAGGTTACCTGGCCCTGCCGCGCACCAGTGAAGATTTCTTCCCTGCCGAGGTAATGAACTACAAGCTGGGAGGTTCTTTCTCTGGTAACGTGAACCTTGTGCTACGGGAAGAAAAGGGATATACCTACGGGGCCCGAAGTGGCTTTAGCGGTTCTAAGATCCCCGGCACATTTACTGCTTCTTCCAGCGTGCGCACCAATGCCACGGGAGAATCTGTAGGTATTTTTAAAGATGAGATCGCCAAATACAGGGAAGGGATCACCCCCGAAGATCTCGAGTTCACCAAAAATGCCCTAATCAAATCTAATGCCCGCCGTTTTGAAACACAATCCTCACTACTGGGCATGCTTCAGGAAAGAAGTGCTTACGACCTTCCGGCCGATTATATAAAACAGGAGGAGGAAGTGATTCGCAACATGAGCCTCGAGCAGCATAGAAAACTGGCCCAAAAATACCTTGACGAGTCAAAAATGGCTTACCTGGTGGTGGGAGATGCCGCTACCCAGTTTGAGCAGTTCAAAGATATGGGCTTTGATGAAGTTAAATTGATCAATAAACAGGGGGAAGAAGTAAAACCCGAAGCAGTAAAGCCCTAA
- a CDS encoding transporter substrate-binding domain-containing protein, with the protein MNKIFLFLFFCLSLLNTNAQDSLNAGGKLVIGVTEAPPFVIKEDSDFAGLSIDSWRLVNRQLDADYEFKQYESLEALLQAVEQGQVDLSINPITVTDRRMQKMDFSQPYFISYTGIARKSGSAVWRYLSNIFSWNFFSAILILVGVIFIFGLLVWVFEHKKNKEEFGLGPRGIFQGFWWSAVTMTTVGYGDKSPRTLGGRVIGFIWMFMAIIMISTLTAGIASSLTVQNIQDDIGSVRDLERFEVYTVRSSSAQELLDQYNIDSHKVPNAGEGIDALLENDKNLLVYDKPILSYYIEEKEVQEELTVLENSLKKDYYSYSFPKNSELLDRINPILVGSLKTMEWNSLISEYK; encoded by the coding sequence ATGAATAAAATTTTCCTTTTCCTTTTCTTCTGTTTAAGCCTTTTAAATACCAACGCCCAGGATTCTCTCAACGCGGGGGGCAAACTTGTTATAGGAGTCACCGAGGCCCCTCCTTTTGTGATAAAGGAAGACAGTGATTTCGCGGGCCTTAGCATAGATTCATGGAGACTGGTGAACAGGCAGCTGGATGCCGATTATGAATTCAAGCAATATGAAAGCCTTGAAGCCCTGTTACAGGCCGTAGAACAGGGACAGGTTGACCTAAGCATCAACCCCATTACAGTAACCGACAGGAGAATGCAGAAAATGGATTTTTCTCAACCTTATTTTATTTCCTATACCGGTATTGCCAGGAAAAGTGGTTCTGCCGTCTGGAGATACCTGTCTAATATCTTTAGCTGGAATTTCTTCTCGGCTATCCTTATCCTGGTGGGGGTGATCTTTATTTTCGGACTGCTGGTGTGGGTCTTTGAGCACAAAAAGAACAAGGAAGAATTTGGACTCGGCCCCAGGGGCATATTCCAGGGCTTTTGGTGGAGTGCGGTTACCATGACCACTGTTGGGTACGGTGATAAATCTCCCCGCACTTTAGGCGGTAGGGTGATTGGCTTTATCTGGATGTTCATGGCCATTATTATGATCTCTACCCTTACTGCAGGTATCGCCTCCTCCCTTACCGTGCAAAATATTCAGGATGATATTGGCAGCGTTCGGGATCTGGAAAGATTTGAGGTATATACCGTAAGAAGTTCAAGTGCGCAGGAATTGCTCGATCAATACAATATTGATTCGCACAAAGTTCCCAATGCCGGTGAGGGCATAGATGCGCTTTTGGAAAATGACAAGAACCTACTCGTGTACGACAAACCTATTTTGAGCTATTATATCGAAGAAAAAGAGGTGCAGGAGGAGCTTACAGTTTTGGAGAACAGCCTCAAAAAAGATTACTACAGTTACAGCTTCCCAAAGAATTCTGAACTTTTAGACCGAATAAACCCCATCCTGGTTGGCAGCCTCAAAACCATGGAGTGGAACAGCCTTATTTCTGAATATAAATAA
- a CDS encoding riboflavin synthase, with product MFTGIIEELGVVTALKKSEDNLDISIRANFTSELKIDQSVAHNGVCLTVVDIAQDEYTVTAIAETLLKTNLGELKKGDVVNLERGMKLGARLDGHIVQGHVDQTALCTEVAEKNGSWEFSFEYDPNLQNITIEKGSITVNGVSLTVVNSGRNSFSVAIIPYTFEHTTFKMIGKGTRVNLEFDVIGKYVKRLTQLNS from the coding sequence ATGTTTACAGGCATCATTGAAGAACTGGGAGTGGTTACGGCACTAAAAAAAAGTGAAGACAACCTCGATATTAGTATTAGAGCAAACTTTACTTCCGAATTAAAAATAGATCAAAGCGTGGCTCACAATGGCGTTTGTCTTACTGTAGTAGATATTGCTCAAGACGAGTATACGGTAACTGCTATTGCCGAGACCCTTTTAAAAACCAACCTGGGAGAATTAAAGAAAGGAGATGTGGTGAACCTGGAACGCGGAATGAAACTGGGCGCCAGGCTTGACGGTCACATTGTACAGGGCCATGTAGACCAAACAGCCCTATGTACTGAAGTAGCCGAGAAGAATGGAAGCTGGGAGTTCAGCTTTGAATATGACCCTAATTTGCAGAACATTACCATAGAAAAAGGATCAATTACCGTGAATGGCGTGAGCCTTACCGTGGTGAATTCGGGCAGGAATAGTTTTAGCGTGGCCATCATACCCTACACCTTTGAACATACTACTTTCAAAATGATCGGGAAGGGAACCAGGGTAAACCTCGAATTTGATGTGATTGGAAAGTACGTAAAACGACTTACTCAGTTAAATTCTTAA
- the pdxA gene encoding 4-hydroxythreonine-4-phosphate dehydrogenase PdxA: MKSSDKIKVGISIGDLNGIGSEIVLKTFEDVRMMELCTPVVFASAKTITFIKKKLNIDIAFQGVDDAAQAIDNKFNVVNVWKENVTVNFGEETEEAGKYAFLSLQAATNALKKGDIDILVTAPINKHNIQSEEFKFPGHTDYLAKELEGESLMFMITDTLKVGLLTDHVAVKDVAAAITPQLIEKKVRIIHKTLQQDFRISQPKIAVLGINPHSGDGGVIGKEDEEVMKPTLEKIRNSGKLIFGPYSADSFFGSGNYKNFDAIIAAYHDQGLIPFKTLSFGSGVNFTAGLSKVRTSPDHGTAYEIAGKNEADYHSFKEAVFKGIDIFKSREEYEELTQNVLRKQGKKI; encoded by the coding sequence ATGAAATCATCCGACAAAATAAAAGTGGGAATTAGTATTGGAGATCTCAACGGGATTGGAAGTGAGATCGTGCTCAAGACTTTTGAGGATGTTAGAATGATGGAACTCTGCACCCCGGTGGTATTCGCATCGGCCAAAACGATCACCTTCATTAAGAAAAAGCTGAACATAGATATTGCTTTTCAGGGAGTTGATGATGCGGCACAGGCCATAGACAATAAATTTAATGTGGTGAATGTGTGGAAGGAGAATGTTACGGTGAACTTTGGGGAAGAGACAGAAGAGGCCGGGAAGTATGCCTTTCTTTCTTTACAGGCCGCAACAAATGCCCTAAAGAAAGGGGATATTGACATTCTTGTCACCGCGCCTATAAATAAACACAACATACAGAGTGAGGAGTTCAAATTCCCCGGCCATACAGATTACCTGGCAAAGGAACTGGAAGGCGAAAGCCTAATGTTCATGATCACCGATACCCTTAAAGTGGGGTTGTTAACAGATCATGTGGCGGTTAAAGATGTGGCCGCGGCTATCACGCCTCAGCTTATTGAAAAGAAGGTTAGGATCATTCATAAAACCCTGCAGCAGGATTTCAGGATTTCCCAGCCTAAGATAGCGGTTCTGGGGATAAATCCGCATAGTGGCGATGGCGGGGTTATTGGCAAAGAAGACGAGGAGGTCATGAAACCCACCCTCGAAAAAATAAGGAACTCCGGAAAGCTCATTTTTGGCCCCTATTCTGCCGACAGTTTCTTCGGAAGCGGTAACTACAAGAACTTTGATGCCATTATTGCTGCTTACCACGACCAGGGATTAATTCCTTTTAAAACCCTTTCCTTCGGAAGTGGTGTGAATTTTACGGCAGGCCTCAGCAAAGTGCGCACTTCGCCCGATCATGGCACGGCCTATGAAATTGCCGGTAAAAATGAAGCCGATTACCATTCATTTAAAGAGGCTGTGTTCAAAGGAATAGACATCTTTAAAAGCCGTGAGGAATATGAAGAGCTCACTCAAAACGTGCTGAGAAAACAAGGTAAAAAGATATAA
- a CDS encoding YceD family protein, translating into MRKLKEFTIPFVGLKQGKHQFEYEIDNKFFEHFDYDEFNSANIKVDLQFEKKSTMLELTFKASGTVNVYCDLTNEPYDQPIESQLFLVIKFGQEYNDDNEDILILPHGEYEVNIQQYIYEMLVLAVPSKRVHPGVLDGTLESDVLEKLDELSPREKETKTEEDIDPRWDKLKNLLNDK; encoded by the coding sequence ATGAGGAAACTAAAGGAGTTTACGATCCCATTTGTGGGTCTTAAACAAGGAAAACACCAGTTCGAGTACGAGATTGACAATAAGTTCTTTGAACATTTTGACTACGATGAATTTAACAGTGCCAACATCAAGGTAGATCTTCAGTTTGAGAAGAAATCTACAATGCTGGAGCTCACTTTTAAAGCATCGGGAACAGTAAACGTTTATTGTGACCTTACAAATGAACCTTATGACCAGCCAATAGAAAGTCAGCTATTCCTGGTAATCAAGTTTGGGCAGGAGTATAACGACGATAATGAGGATATTCTTATTTTGCCGCATGGTGAGTACGAGGTGAATATCCAACAGTACATTTATGAAATGCTGGTTTTGGCTGTTCCGTCAAAAAGAGTTCATCCCGGGGTGCTTGACGGCACTTTAGAGTCAGATGTACTTGAAAAACTCGACGAATTAAGTCCGCGTGAAAAAGAGACTAAAACAGAGGAGGACATAGATCCCCGCTGGGACAAATTGAAAAATTTATTAAACGATAAATAA
- the rpmF gene encoding 50S ribosomal protein L32, with protein MAHPKRKTSKTRRDKRRTHYKASVPQIATDPTTGEAHLYHRAHWHEGKLYYRGQVLIDNTEEVEA; from the coding sequence ATGGCACATCCTAAGAGAAAGACCTCAAAAACGAGGAGAGATAAAAGAAGAACGCATTATAAAGCCTCTGTACCGCAAATAGCTACAGATCCTACTACAGGAGAAGCTCATTTGTACCACAGGGCACACTGGCATGAAGGTAAATTATACTACCGTGGTCAGGTGTTAATTGATAATACTGAAGAAGTAGAAGCTTAG
- a CDS encoding beta-ketoacyl-ACP synthase III — protein sequence MSKTTAAITAVGAYVPEFVLSNKILETMVDTNDEWITSRTGIKERRILKDADKGTSYLAIKAAQNLIEKSGIDPAEIDLIIMATATPDLPVAATGVYVATQIGAVNAFAYDLQAACSSFLYGMSTAAAYIEGGRYKKVLVIGADKMSSIIDYTDRTTCIIFGDGAGAVLFEANEEGLGLQDEILRSDGAGREFLKISAGGSLIPATAQTVADKQHYVFQDGKTVFKFAVTNMADVSAKIMERNNLTKEDVDWLVPHQANRRIIDATSSRMGLEDSKVLMNIHRYGNTTSATLPLLLSDFEKQLKKGDNLVFASFGGGFTWGSIYLKWAYNS from the coding sequence ATGAGTAAAACAACAGCAGCGATTACAGCTGTAGGCGCATATGTACCGGAATTTGTTTTGTCAAACAAGATCCTTGAGACCATGGTGGACACCAACGATGAGTGGATCACCTCAAGAACCGGCATAAAAGAGCGCCGCATCCTTAAGGATGCTGATAAGGGAACTTCCTACCTGGCCATAAAAGCCGCCCAAAACCTCATTGAGAAATCGGGAATCGATCCTGCCGAAATTGACCTCATCATCATGGCTACTGCAACGCCCGACCTTCCGGTGGCAGCAACAGGAGTTTATGTGGCCACTCAGATAGGTGCCGTAAATGCCTTTGCTTACGACCTGCAGGCAGCCTGTTCCAGCTTCCTCTACGGGATGTCTACCGCAGCAGCATACATAGAAGGTGGCAGGTACAAGAAAGTACTGGTCATTGGTGCCGATAAAATGTCTTCAATTATTGATTATACAGACAGAACTACCTGTATCATCTTTGGGGATGGCGCAGGGGCTGTGTTGTTTGAAGCCAATGAAGAAGGCCTTGGGCTACAGGATGAGATCCTTAGAAGTGATGGTGCCGGAAGAGAGTTCCTCAAGATCTCTGCCGGAGGCTCCCTTATTCCTGCTACGGCACAAACCGTGGCCGATAAGCAGCACTACGTTTTCCAGGATGGAAAAACGGTTTTCAAATTTGCCGTCACCAATATGGCCGATGTGAGCGCCAAAATCATGGAACGCAACAATCTTACAAAAGAAGATGTAGACTGGCTGGTGCCGCACCAGGCAAACCGCCGTATCATAGATGCAACTTCCAGCCGAATGGGGCTCGAAGATTCAAAAGTACTTATGAACATTCACAGGTATGGCAATACCACTTCGGCTACCTTGCCTTTACTATTGAGTGACTTCGAAAAACAGCTGAAAAAAGGGGATAATCTCGTTTTCGCTTCCTTCGGAGGTGGCTTTACATGGGGTTCCATTTACCTCAAGTGGGCTTATAATTCTTAA
- the accB gene encoding acetyl-CoA carboxylase biotin carboxyl carrier protein, which produces MDLKEIQNLIKFVAKSGASEVKLEMDDVKITIKTGSDERETTILQQVPMQAAPQVQQPVQQQQPSAPQPQETPATGGDAGAAQEDKGYVTIKSPIIGTFYRKPSPDKGPFVEVGDTVKVGDVLCVIEAMKLFNEIESEVSGKIVKVLVDDSSPVEFDQPLFLVDPS; this is translated from the coding sequence ATGGATTTAAAAGAAATTCAGAATCTGATCAAGTTTGTGGCAAAATCTGGTGCCAGCGAAGTAAAGCTGGAAATGGACGATGTAAAGATCACCATTAAAACCGGATCTGACGAAAGGGAAACCACAATCCTTCAGCAGGTACCCATGCAGGCTGCACCACAAGTGCAACAGCCGGTACAGCAGCAACAGCCTTCTGCTCCACAACCTCAGGAGACCCCTGCAACCGGGGGCGATGCAGGTGCCGCGCAGGAAGATAAAGGATATGTTACTATTAAGTCTCCCATAATAGGAACCTTCTATAGAAAACCATCTCCAGACAAAGGACCTTTTGTTGAGGTTGGAGATACTGTTAAAGTAGGCGATGTTCTTTGTGTGATCGAAGCTATGAAGCTTTTCAACGAGATTGAAAGTGAGGTTTCCGGAAAGATCGTAAAAGTACTGGTAGATGACTCATCACCGGTAGAATTTGATCAACCTCTGTTCCTGGTAGATCCGTCATAA
- a CDS encoding NAD(P)/FAD-dependent oxidoreductase — MSFSFWEHDSWFSNIDFTIVGSGITGLTCALQLKTRYPEAKVVILERGLLPNGASTKNAGFAAFGSLSELLDDLQQHSEEEMLELVRQRLEGLELLKRTLSPGSIDLQVHGGYELFTAAEGNLFDSCLSKMAKINSLLYPVFGEDVFSVTSNTFGFAKVEDSLIYNKFEGQLDTGKLMSALLQKVQAAGVKILNSVTVNAFAEVGDSVEIETEHFSFYTGKLLIATNGFASQLGIPEVKPARAQVLITEPIPNLHLKGTFHLEKGFYYFRNINNRILLGGGRNLNLKGEETTEMALTALVQQRLESLLKNVILPDTPFKIERRWSGIMGMGGQKKPVIKKVSDNVYCGVRLGGMGIAIGSLVGKELAGLIESR, encoded by the coding sequence ATGAGCTTTTCTTTTTGGGAACACGATTCCTGGTTTTCTAATATTGATTTTACCATTGTTGGCAGCGGGATTACCGGCCTTACCTGCGCCCTGCAGTTAAAGACCCGCTACCCTGAAGCTAAGGTGGTAATTCTCGAACGGGGGCTCCTGCCCAATGGTGCCAGCACCAAAAATGCCGGGTTTGCCGCTTTTGGCAGCCTTAGCGAACTTCTTGACGATTTGCAGCAGCATTCCGAAGAAGAAATGCTCGAACTGGTAAGGCAAAGGCTAGAAGGCCTGGAATTACTCAAAAGAACCCTGAGCCCCGGCAGCATAGATTTGCAGGTTCACGGCGGGTATGAACTCTTTACAGCGGCAGAAGGGAATCTTTTTGACTCGTGCCTCTCAAAAATGGCAAAAATTAACAGCCTTTTATATCCCGTTTTTGGAGAGGATGTTTTCAGCGTTACCAGCAATACCTTCGGCTTTGCAAAAGTGGAAGACAGCCTTATCTACAATAAATTCGAAGGCCAGCTGGATACCGGGAAACTGATGAGCGCCTTGCTTCAGAAGGTGCAGGCGGCGGGTGTTAAGATCCTCAATTCGGTTACCGTAAATGCTTTTGCTGAAGTAGGCGATTCCGTAGAAATAGAAACCGAACATTTTAGCTTCTACACCGGTAAACTGCTTATTGCCACCAACGGTTTTGCCTCGCAACTGGGTATTCCCGAAGTAAAACCCGCCCGGGCACAGGTGTTGATCACAGAACCTATCCCAAACCTGCATCTAAAAGGAACTTTTCACCTTGAAAAGGGCTTTTACTACTTCCGGAATATTAACAACAGGATACTTTTGGGTGGCGGCAGGAACCTAAACCTGAAAGGGGAAGAAACCACCGAAATGGCATTGACGGCACTCGTACAGCAGCGGCTGGAAAGCCTGCTCAAAAATGTCATTTTACCCGACACTCCTTTTAAGATCGAAAGGAGGTGGAGCGGCATCATGGGAATGGGCGGGCAGAAGAAACCGGTGATCAAAAAGGTTTCCGATAATGTTTACTGCGGAGTGCGCTTAGGCGGAATGGGAATAGCAATTGGCAGCCTGGTAGGAAAAGAGCTGGCCGGTCTAATTGAATCACGATGA
- the mtgA gene encoding monofunctional biosynthetic peptidoglycan transglycosylase yields MKRVFRFIGKLILGLILFSIFMVLVYKWVPVPFTPLMAIRYFEHPDEKISHDWVPSEEISDNLKLAVIASEDQNFPKHNGFDYEAIQKAMEENKKGKRVRGASTISQQTAKNVFLWQQRSWFRKGLEVYFTFWIELLWSKERILEVYLNSIEMGKGVYGAEAAAQSWFGKSAENLTAYEAAAIAAVLPNPREYRANPASNYIRGRQSWIVRQMRNLGTINLSE; encoded by the coding sequence ATGAAAAGAGTCTTCAGGTTTATTGGAAAGCTTATTTTAGGGCTCATCCTCTTCAGCATATTCATGGTGCTGGTTTACAAGTGGGTGCCGGTTCCATTTACTCCACTAATGGCCATCAGGTATTTTGAACATCCCGATGAAAAGATCTCTCACGATTGGGTGCCTTCCGAAGAAATTTCAGATAACCTGAAGCTGGCGGTAATTGCGAGTGAAGATCAGAATTTTCCGAAGCATAACGGGTTCGACTATGAGGCAATTCAAAAGGCGATGGAGGAGAACAAGAAGGGCAAAAGAGTAAGAGGGGCCAGTACCATTTCGCAGCAAACCGCCAAAAATGTCTTTTTGTGGCAACAGCGCAGCTGGTTCAGGAAAGGCCTGGAAGTTTATTTTACCTTCTGGATCGAACTGCTGTGGAGTAAAGAGCGTATTCTTGAGGTGTACCTTAACAGCATAGAAATGGGAAAAGGCGTGTACGGGGCCGAAGCCGCAGCCCAATCCTGGTTTGGGAAAAGCGCAGAAAACCTTACGGCCTATGAAGCTGCTGCCATTGCGGCCGTACTCCCAAATCCGCGGGAATACAGGGCCAACCCTGCCAGTAATTACATCAGGGGAAGGCAAAGCTGGATTGTGAGGCAAATGAGGAACCTTGGCACCATAAATCTTTCGGAATGA
- a CDS encoding transcription elongation factor, with the protein MNLQLKRQLVEACEAYVDAKLGNVQQVIRELEAALKLETKCSMGDKYETERAMLHLEFEKVAGQAEGFKKLKRTLKDVPLQNTGPVAGFGSVVKTTVANYFIAIPAGEISAGNEKFYAVGVGAPIAQIFTGKAAGSRVKFNGREIQIEEVF; encoded by the coding sequence ATGAATCTGCAGCTAAAAAGGCAACTTGTGGAGGCCTGTGAGGCTTATGTTGATGCAAAGCTCGGCAACGTGCAGCAGGTGATTCGCGAACTTGAGGCTGCCCTAAAACTGGAGACCAAATGCTCTATGGGCGACAAGTATGAAACTGAAAGAGCCATGCTGCACCTGGAATTTGAGAAAGTGGCAGGCCAGGCCGAAGGTTTTAAAAAACTCAAAAGAACCCTGAAAGATGTCCCCCTTCAAAATACCGGGCCTGTGGCTGGCTTTGGAAGTGTAGTGAAAACTACAGTGGCTAATTATTTTATTGCCATTCCTGCCGGCGAAATTAGTGCGGGCAATGAGAAATTTTATGCGGTGGGGGTAGGCGCACCTATAGCCCAAATTTTTACAGGAAAAGCGGCAGGAAGCAGGGTGAAATTCAACGGCAGGGAAATACAGATAGAAGAAGTTTTCTAA